One Amblyomma americanum isolate KBUSLIRL-KWMA unplaced genomic scaffold, ASM5285725v1 scaffold_427, whole genome shotgun sequence genomic region harbors:
- the LOC144112581 gene encoding uncharacterized protein LOC144112581, producing MIIITLCCSKWQLAEIIGDCVLPTRPIRCGVVIFFQADGTASKTTQPITKTEEPAKGIVVGYDSERPVEVDVSDLKNNPAASSADSPGAVSSVISDQLRIIESRCNDAENRLRRCNLLFFGLSDDISETWPSAETKVIDLCKKELDITVDSSQIERAHRIGKYDPEKCRPVMVKFTLFKDKQQIIGNGIKLKGTNYAVREDFSFQTRLARRKLIEFAKPQKVPYKLNVDKLRINDSVYVYDAATDTVKLSSA from the exons ATGATCATCATCACTTTGTGTTGTAGCAAGTGGCAACTCGCAGAGATAATTGGCGACTGCGTCCTGCCGACCAGACCTATACGATGTGGTGTAGTCATATTCTTTCAAGCGGACGGCACAGCCAGCAAGACGACCCAACCGATCACAAAGACTGAGGAGCCAGCTAAGGGCATTGTGGTCGGTTATGACTCTGAAAGGCC TGTTGAGGTGGACGTTTCAGATCTAAAAAACAATCCCGCTGCGTCTTCGGCTGATtctcctggtgcagtttccagcgtcatctctgaccagctcagaattattgaatcgcgttgtaatgacgcggaaaacaggctgagacgctgcaacttgctttttttcggcCTTTCCGATGACATATCTGAGACATGGCCAAGTGCTGAAACAAAAGTGATTGACCTGTGCAAGAAGGAATTGGATATTACAGTAGATTCATCGCAAATAGAACGGGCACACCGCATTGGTAAATACGACCCGGAAAAGTGCAGGCCAGTGATGGTAAAATTCACATTGTTTAAGGACAAACAACAGATCATTGGGAACGGCATCAAGCTGAAAGGAACTAACTATGCTGTGCGcgaagatttttcctttcagacacgactggctagaaggaagttgatcgaatttgccaaaccacaaaaagttccgtacaagctaaatgtcgataagctgagaataaacgatagtgtttacgtgtacgacgccgctactgacaccgtaaaactatcttccgcatag